From the Desulfarculaceae bacterium genome, one window contains:
- a CDS encoding transcriptional repressor yields the protein METPGKLRMTTQRQVIMEELQSVKSHPTAGELCQMVRRRLPRISLGTVYRNLDILSRAGMIQKLDVAGQEMRFDGNTMNHYHLRCLECGRVFDVEMDLLSDVEERLAQESGFEVLGHRLEFVGRCEACQGRGPSH from the coding sequence ATGGAAACGCCAGGAAAACTCCGCATGACCACCCAGAGGCAGGTCATCATGGAGGAGCTCCAGAGCGTCAAGAGTCACCCCACCGCTGGGGAGCTTTGCCAGATGGTGCGCCGCCGTTTGCCCCGTATCAGCCTGGGCACGGTGTATCGCAACCTGGACATCCTTTCCCGGGCGGGCATGATCCAGAAACTGGACGTGGCCGGCCAGGAGATGCGCTTCGACGGCAACACCATGAACCACTACCACCTGCGCTGCCTGGAGTGCGGCCGGGTGTTCGACGTGGAGATGGACCTGCTGTCCGATGTGGAAGAGCGCCTGGCCCAGGAATCGGGCTTCGAGGTGCTGGGCCATCGTCTGGAGTTCGTGGGGCGTTGCGAGGCCTGCCAGGGCCGGGGCCCCAGCCACTAA
- a CDS encoding O-acetyl-ADP-ribose deacetylase, whose protein sequence is MAVEKMIGETRLILSQGDLTQADEEAMVNAANSALAGGGGVDGAIHQAGGPEIMAEGRAIGHCPTGEAVITTAGKLKAKKVIHTVGPIYQGRPEDPRLLARAYRSSLKLAAEYKLKSVAFPSLSTGAYGYPLAEAAQVALQAVKEGIEANPGSFQRVRFVLFSQAAYDAYAQALARL, encoded by the coding sequence ATGGCGGTTGAAAAGATGATCGGTGAGACCCGGCTGATCCTGAGCCAGGGGGACCTTACCCAGGCCGACGAGGAGGCCATGGTAAACGCGGCCAACAGCGCCTTGGCCGGGGGCGGGGGCGTGGACGGGGCCATCCACCAGGCGGGGGGCCCGGAGATCATGGCAGAGGGCCGGGCCATCGGGCACTGCCCCACCGGCGAGGCGGTGATCACCACCGCGGGCAAGCTAAAAGCCAAGAAGGTGATCCACACCGTGGGGCCCATTTACCAGGGCCGCCCCGAGGACCCCCGTCTGCTGGCCAGGGCCTACCGGAGCTCCCTGAAGCTCGCCGCCGAGTACAAGCTGAAAAGCGTAGCCTTCCCCAGCCTGTCCACCGGGGCCTACGGTTATCCCCTGGCCGAGGCGGCCCAGGTGGCCCTCCAGGCGGTCAAGGAGGGAATCGAGGCCAATCCCGGCTCTTTCCAGCGGGTGCGCTTCGTTTTGTTCAGCCAAGCGGCCTATGACGCCTACGCCCAGGCCCTGGCGCGGCTCTGA
- a CDS encoding helix-turn-helix domain-containing protein translates to MASVDDKKVLKALSGAKEPMSNKQVAESAGLESKQVSGTMSALKKEGLVESPVRCKYSITAAGKKALKG, encoded by the coding sequence ATGGCGTCCGTTGACGACAAGAAAGTATTGAAAGCGCTGTCCGGGGCCAAGGAGCCCATGAGCAACAAGCAGGTGGCCGAGAGCGCCGGCTTGGAGAGCAAGCAGGTTTCCGGCACCATGAGCGCCCTGAAGAAAGAGGGCCTGGTGGAAAGCCCGGTCCGCTGCAAGTACAGCATCACCGCCGCCGGCAAGAAGGCCCTCAAAGGCTAG
- a CDS encoding rubrerythrin family protein, translating into MASLKGSQTEKNLLTAFAGESQARNRYTYFASVAMKEGYRQMSEVFTETANQEKEHAKRLFKLLEGGEVEISAAFPAGIIAPTLDNLKASAAGENYEWTEMYPGFAKVALEEGFGKIAGVLESIAVAEKFHEKRYLALAGNIEQGLVFKRPGPVVWRCMNCGYVHEGEEALLECPACAHPQAHFALICENW; encoded by the coding sequence ATGGCCAGCCTGAAAGGCAGCCAGACCGAGAAGAATTTGTTGACCGCCTTTGCCGGCGAGTCTCAGGCCCGCAACCGCTACACCTATTTCGCCTCGGTGGCCATGAAAGAAGGCTACCGTCAGATGTCCGAGGTGTTCACCGAGACGGCCAACCAGGAGAAGGAACACGCCAAGCGCCTGTTCAAACTGCTGGAGGGCGGCGAGGTGGAGATCAGCGCAGCTTTCCCCGCCGGAATCATCGCCCCCACTCTGGACAACCTCAAGGCCTCGGCGGCCGGCGAAAACTACGAGTGGACCGAAATGTACCCCGGGTTCGCCAAAGTGGCTTTGGAAGAAGGCTTTGGCAAGATCGCCGGAGTGTTGGAGTCCATCGCCGTGGCCGAGAAGTTCCACGAGAAGCGCTACCTGGCCCTGGCCGGCAACATCGAGCAGGGCCTGGTGTTCAAGCGCCCCGGCCCGGTGGTGTGGCGCTGCATGAACTGCGGCTACGTGCACGAAGGTGAAGAGGCTCTTCTTGAGTGCCCGGCCTGCGCCCATCCCCAGGCCCACTTCGCGCTCATTTGCGAAAATTGGTAG